CCGCAGCCGGAACCTGGATATACCGGCGGCGAACAATCGAGCGTATTAGCAGCCATGAGAGCCTCGACGATCCGTCTATCGCCGAGGCGTTTAACCGGGTGGCGCGCTGGCCTCAGATGCGCCTGTTGCGCTGGTATGCTGCCCGCCGGGCCATCGCCATGAAAACCCAAGGAGAGGCCGCGGATCTGGGCTGTGGTCCCGGCGACCTGGTGGTCGGGCTAGCCGCGCGCGCGCCTGGCCTGCACGTTACCGGCGTCGACCTGTCGGATGAGATGCTGGCCGAGGCAGAGCGTTTTTCGGCTGGCACGTGCGTGGCCAGTCGGGTCTCCTTCCGCAAGGGGGATGTGGCCCGCATCCCTTTCCCCGACGGCTCGCTGGATCTGGT
This Chloroflexota bacterium DNA region includes the following protein-coding sequences:
- a CDS encoding class I SAM-dependent methyltransferase codes for the protein MVSRGRFWLAAVPMALAAAGTWIYRRRTIERISSHESLDDPSIAEAFNRVARWPQMRLLRWYAARRAIAMKTQGEAADLGCGPGDLVVGLAARAPGLHVTGVDLSDEMLAEAERFSAGTCVASRVSFRKGDVARIPFPDGSLDLVVSTLSLHHWEDPVPVLNEIGRVLRPGGSFLVFDLRRDLSPPFYLLLWLVTRLIVPKTLRRINEPLASRDAAYTPGEAAGLARRPW